Part of the Sinomonas atrocyanea genome is shown below.
GGGACTCGACGTCGGAGCGGACCGCGGACTGGATGCGCGCGGCCGCCTCGGCCTGGCCGATGTTCTCGAGCAGGAGCGCGGCCGAAAGGATCGCGGCTGTGGGGTCCGCCTTCTGCTGGCCCGCGATGTCCGGGGCCGAGCCGTGGACGGGCTCGAACATGCTCGGCGCCGTGCCGTCGAGGTTGATGTTGCCCGAGGCGGCGAGCCCGATGCCGCCGGTGACGGCGCCCGCGAGGTCGGTGAGGATGTCGCCGAAGAGGTTGTCCGTGACGATGACGTCGAAGCGGGACGGGTCCGTGACCAGGAAGATCGTCGCGGCATCGACGTGCAGGTAGTCGTGCTCGACGCCGGGGAACTCGGCCGCGACGGCCTCGACCGTGCGCTTCCAGAGGTGGCCCGCGTGGACCAGGACGTTGTGCTTGTGGACGAGGGTGACCTTGTTGCGGCGCGTGGTCGCGCGGCGGAAGGCGTCGCGGACGACCCGCTCGACCCCGTAGGCGGTATTGACGGACACCTCGGTGGCGATCTCGTGCGGGGTGCCGACGCGCAGGGCGCCGCCGTTGCCGGTGTACGGGCCCTCCGTGCCCTCGCGGACCACGACGAAGTCGATCGTCCCCGGCGCCGCGAGCGGGCTGGGCACCCCGGCGTACAGGGTGGAGGGGCGGAGGTTGACACAGTGGTCCAGGCTGAAGCGCAGCTTGAGCAGGACCTCGCGCTCGAGGATGCCCGAGGGGATGCGGGCGTCGCCGGGGGCCGCGCCGACGGCGCCGAACAGGATCGCGTCGCGGCCGCGGATGTCGGCGAGCGTGCCGTCGGAGAGGGTCTCGCCGGTCTCGAGCCAGTGCTGCGCGCCGAGGCTGTAGTGCGTCTCCTTGACCTCGAGCCCGCTGCCCTCGAGGGCGCGGTGGAGGACCTTGAGCGCCTCGGCCGTCACTTCGGGGCCGATGCCGTCTCCGGGGATCACTGCGAGGTCGAGCTGCGTCTGCGTCATGGGGCCAGCCTAGCGAAACCATCCACATGCTGGGCATGCGGTCTCGCAATTCGGACACGCGGCGACCTCGCGCACCGGGCTAGCTGGGAAGGGCTGCCGCCAGGTAGTCGGCGAAGCCGCCGGGGGCCCTCCCGCGCAGTCGGCCCGAGGTGACCACCCTGCAGGCGTCGGTGGCGCGCCACCGCACGCCCAGTGCCTTCGCGGCCAGGACGAGCGCCTCATCCTCGCCGGAGTTCCGGGCGGGGAACCCCCCGGCCGCACCGTAGACGTCGGCCCGCACGCCGAGGTTGGCCCCGAACACGTGCCCGTGGCCGTCGGCGAGCCGGTGGGCGCCGT
Proteins encoded:
- a CDS encoding 3-isopropylmalate dehydrogenase, encoding MTQTQLDLAVIPGDGIGPEVTAEALKVLHRALEGSGLEVKETHYSLGAQHWLETGETLSDGTLADIRGRDAILFGAVGAAPGDARIPSGILEREVLLKLRFSLDHCVNLRPSTLYAGVPSPLAAPGTIDFVVVREGTEGPYTGNGGALRVGTPHEIATEVSVNTAYGVERVVRDAFRRATTRRNKVTLVHKHNVLVHAGHLWKRTVEAVAAEFPGVEHDYLHVDAATIFLVTDPSRFDVIVTDNLFGDILTDLAGAVTGGIGLAASGNINLDGTAPSMFEPVHGSAPDIAGQQKADPTAAILSAALLLENIGQAEAAARIQSAVRSDVESRAQAGTRTTAQIGDAIATRL